The proteins below come from a single Aegilops tauschii subsp. strangulata cultivar AL8/78 chromosome 6, Aet v6.0, whole genome shotgun sequence genomic window:
- the LOC141026257 gene encoding uncharacterized protein, with translation MTSMHNWSDLPDDLLHVVYVKVPGLLHRIRFAAVCRSWRASAIAPGHTAPPTVPWLLFSSSRGNGVDDFKTKNIYCPEDDQFLHIPLPSIAIGKRFVGAYDGGWVAMLGQDMQLAVVNLFSGAEVPLPAKDMSTVSSGGSSNIIQKVVFSESPTISGCMLAAIIPQCGIAICRVGCKDSTWTVKQLAPPRLKDIVFCNGQLYGLTLFEGVIKFDIGVNEDGRPRIMAKMWSKAVYVPMVRRDGVQSNCIYTDNVTYLVKLDDHGDHICPTLGESSEDAMQQIKSAGTMTVPHSSTGMWVLPPDF, from the exons ATGACGTCAATGCACAACTGGTCCGATCTCCCCGACGATCTCCTCCACGTGGTCTACGTCAAAGTCCCTGGCTTGCTCCACCGCATCCGCTTCGCCGCCGTTTGCAGGTCGTGGCGAGCCTCTGCAATCGCGCCAGGGCACACGGCTCCGCCCACTGTACCGTGGCTTCTCTTCTCCTCATCGCGCGGCAATGGCGTTGATGACTTCAAGACGAAGAACATATACTGTCCCGAGGATGACCAATTCTTGCACATCCCTCTCCCGAGCATAGCGATTGGAAAGCGGTTTGTGGGAGCTTACGACGGTGGGTGGGTCGCCATGCTAGGACAGGACATGCAGCTTGCGGTCGTGAACCTCTTCTCCGGTGCTGAGGTGCCACTCCCTGCAAAGGACATGAGCACAGTCTCGTCGGGCGGCTCGAGCAACATAATTCAAAAGGTTGTCTTCTCGGAATCCCCCACCATAAGTGGATGCATGCTGGCCGCCATCATCCCCCAATGCGGCATCGCCATCTGCCGGGTTGGTTGTAAGGACAGCACGTGGACAGTAAAACAACTTGCTCCGCCAAGACTCAAGGACATAGTATTCTGCAATGGACAGCTCTATGGCCTTACCCTCTTTGAGGGCGTAATCAAGTTTGACATAGGTGTGAACGAAGACGGCAGGCCG AGAATCATGGCGAAAATGTGGTCCAAGGCGGTGTATGTGCCGATGGTGAGGCGCGACGGGGTGCAAAGCAACTGCATCTACACCGACAACGTGACATACTTGGTGAAGTTGGACGACCATGGTGACCATATATGTCCTACGCTAGGCGAAAGCAGTGAGGATGCCATGCAGCAGATCAAATCAGCGGGAACTATGACAGTTCCTCATTCTTCAACTGGCATGTGGGTCCTCCCTCCGGATTTCTAG